One window of the Archangium primigenium genome contains the following:
- a CDS encoding ELWxxDGT repeat protein has product MRWLRYGVVLLAVVACTGRESTPAASPPPSEPPTTGSSRAGLAGVSARLLKDINETTYAANPQGLANVNGTVFFRATDGLSGVELWKSDGTAAGTVLVKDIHPGPGDSTPEELTNVNGTLFFRATDNSTARPVLWKSDGTAAGTVPVMNMVAGPQTSSPYLLTAVGDTLYFTFYNSATGTELWKSDGTAKGTVLVKDISPGSASARPEYLTNVNGTLFFVAEGSFFNDRELWKSDGTAAGTVLVKDIREGSASSAPSRLTNVNGTLFFVANLGGRNNQLWKSDGTTAGTVLVKEPNSLFPSNLTNVNGTLYFSASAGYARQDLWKSDGTTVGTVLVKTIDTVWPGVDLANLTNVNGTLYFTTDGENGDELWKSDGTAAGTVLFKDIHPGWPSSRPRELRSINNTLYFTAQSPSEWGLWKSDGTPTGTVLVKALQRQSSPSDTELVALTDVNGTPYFSANDGLYGHELWKSDGTATGTVLTRDINTKTQGSNPYLLTNVNGTLYFSATDGVNGSELWKSDGTAAGTRLVKDINPSSGGNSNLHALTNVNGTLYFAATDGVNGSELWKSDGTAAGTRLVKDINPGSSNAFPGKLTNVNGTLYFTASNSESSYQDRLWKSDGTTAGTVLVQGTATGSGVLSITGSLTNVNGTLYLSATNGTSGEELWKSDGTAAGTVLVKDLFPGSSGSGPGNLTNVNGTLYFSATNGTSGMELWKSDGTAAGTVLVQDLFPGSSGSGPGNLTNVNGTLYFSATNGTSGVELWKSDGTAEGTVLVQDLFPGSSGSNPQNLTNVNGTLYFSATNGTSGVELWKSDGTAEGTVLVKDLFPGSSGSNPRDMANVNGTLYFSADDGTTGRELWRSDGTTGGTVLVQDISPGSIGSGPQYLTQAGASVFFTARTPAHDTELWVLSGDLLPPTVTCPAAQDALATSPAGANVTYPPATATDDQTDSPRLAYSLASGALFPLGDTRVTVTATDDAGNTAQCAFTVSVLPPPPTVTAPVDGTSSLPPVLVSGTALAGAEVHVLEGTTVLKILATSTDGTFSGGMAPESRVYSLRFVQILNGFTSTPTGPRTVFVRPPPPSLSHPSDGLVTTHPDVPLLVRGLPDASLTVREGPTVLATLALDEAGNFAGSLALDPGVHVLRFTQTTSGGTSDEVVRTVTRQPPAPVLTRPTSGASLVGSTVRVEGTGAPGATARVLEDGAVVGSFSVTSGGTFAGDIPLAYGPHQLTAVQVAGGQTSPASAPVSFEVRPAAPSVSSPADGTTFDGPTVAVSGSGVLGAQVEVREAGTVLASFAVDASGGFTGEVELAPGTHSLSFVQKAGGTTSDVTGPRNISVRPAAPVLSAPAANARVPGPQVVLQGTALAGARVLAEEAGVSLGGTSAEASGAFQLSVTLAYGPHSLSLQQEAGGVTGPARTAAFTVIPAPPVLSQPQEGATVGSSVEVRGTALPLAHVTLRDGTQVLAQLDADADGAFLLDVTLAYGPHTLTAVQRVQGEDSEASAPAHLTSVFNRAPVADAQELSVEEDGRLAVTLTASDADDDALTFSVQTPPAHGTLEGTPPALTYVPAPDFHGADRFTFAVSDGQAEATATVRLTVTPVNDAPVAYALSATTGEGQPVSLTLSGSDIDGDALSYAVVTGPAHGSLQGTPPALTYTPAPGFAGMDAFTFRVNDGQLDSPPASVSIRILATTLSVSVSDLSPLEGSPVAFSAALADARATPSFAWDFGDGTTSREPAPRHAFPDDGPYTVRVSATDADGTRQASVLLTVRNAPPVVTALTLPEGVVEAQEVELSAMAEDPAGSADTLTYAWDFGDGSPVVQGTTVRHAFRDDGTFTVVLTVRDEDGGETQQQATLFVANVPPTATPPERQFVRVGESLSLQLAASDVAGEADPLTWTKLSGPGAVTPEGLFTWVPSTQEVGEASIELQVSDDDGGSAEVTLVVEVSGPNAEPPAGCGCGASGEASGLFAVLLGLGALTRRRAPRPGATPRHG; this is encoded by the coding sequence ATGCGGTGGCTGCGTTACGGGGTGGTGCTGCTGGCGGTGGTGGCGTGCACGGGGCGTGAGTCAACGCCCGCCGCGTCCCCCCCTCCGTCCGAGCCTCCGACGACCGGGTCCTCCCGCGCCGGGTTGGCGGGAGTGAGCGCCCGGCTCTTGAAGGACATCAACGAGACCACCTACGCGGCGAACCCGCAGGGGCTGGCGAACGTCAACGGCACGGTCTTCTTCAGGGCCACGGACGGCTTGAGCGGGGTCGAACTGTGGAAGAGCGACGGCACCGCCGCCGGCACCGTCCTCGTCAAGGACATCCATCCAGGTCCGGGCGACTCGACTCCGGAAGAACTGACGAACGTCAACGGCACCCTCTTCTTCCGCGCCACGGACAACAGCACGGCGCGCCCGGTGCTGTGGAAGAGCGACGGCACCGCCGCCGGCACCGTCCCCGTCATGAACATGGTGGCGGGCCCGCAGACCTCGAGCCCCTACCTCCTGACGGCTGTCGGCGACACGCTCTATTTCACTTTCTATAACAGCGCGACGGGCACGGAGCTGTGGAAGAGTGACGGCACCGCCAAAGGCACCGTCCTCGTCAAGGACATCTCCCCGGGCTCGGCCAGCGCGAGGCCCGAGTACCTGACGAACGTCAATGGCACGCTCTTCTTCGTGGCCGAGGGCAGCTTCTTCAATGACCGGGAGCTGTGGAAGAGCGACGGCACCGCCGCCGGCACCGTCCTCGTCAAGGACATCCGCGAGGGCTCGGCCAGCTCGGCTCCCAGTCGACTGACGAACGTCAATGGCACGCTCTTCTTCGTGGCCAATCTCGGCGGTCGTAACAATCAGTTGTGGAAGAGCGATGGCACCACCGCCGGCACGGTCCTCGTCAAGGAACCGAATTCCTTGTTTCCCAGCAACCTGACGAACGTCAACGGCACGCTCTATTTCTCGGCCTCCGCAGGATACGCTCGCCAGGACTTGTGGAAGAGCGACGGCACCACCGTCGGCACCGTTCTCGTCAAGACCATCGATACGGTCTGGCCTGGCGTGGACCTCGCGAATCTGACGAACGTCAACGGCACACTCTACTTCACCACGGACGGCGAGAACGGCGATGAGCTGTGGAAGAGCGACGGCACCGCCGCCGGCACCGTCCTCTTCAAGGACATCCATCCAGGCTGGCCCTCCTCCCGCCCACGGGAGTTGAGGAGCATCAACAACACGCTCTATTTCACAGCCCAGAGCCCCTCCGAGTGGGGGTTGTGGAAGAGCGACGGAACCCCCACCGGCACCGTCCTCGTCAAGGCGCTCCAGCGCCAGTCGAGCCCGAGCGACACCGAACTCGTGGCCCTGACGGACGTCAACGGCACGCCTTACTTCAGCGCCAATGACGGTCTGTATGGCCATGAGTTGTGGAAGAGCGACGGCACGGCCACTGGCACGGTGCTGACCCGGGACATCAACACGAAGACGCAGGGTTCGAATCCCTACCTCCTGACGAACGTCAACGGCACGCTCTACTTCTCGGCCACGGATGGTGTGAATGGCTCCGAGTTGTGGAAGAGCGACGGCACCGCCGCTGGCACCCGCCTCGTCAAGGACATCAACCCCAGCTCGGGCGGCAATTCGAATCTCCACGCCTTGACGAACGTCAACGGCACACTCTACTTCGCGGCCACGGATGGTGTGAATGGCTCCGAGTTGTGGAAGAGCGACGGCACCGCCGCTGGCACCCGCCTCGTCAAGGATATCAACCCTGGCTCGAGCAACGCGTTTCCCGGCAAACTAACGAACGTCAACGGTACGCTGTATTTCACGGCCTCCAACAGCGAGAGCAGCTACCAAGACAGATTGTGGAAGAGCGATGGCACCACCGCCGGCACTGTGCTTGTCCAGGGCACGGCCACCGGCTCGGGGGTCTTGTCGATCACGGGCTCCCTGACGAACGTCAACGGCACGCTCTACCTCTCGGCCACCAACGGCACGAGTGGCGAGGAATTGTGGAAGAGCGATGGCACCGCCGCTGGCACCGTCCTCGTCAAGGACCTCTTCCCTGGCTCGAGCGGCTCGGGTCCTGGAAATCTGACGAACGTCAACGGCACGCTCTACTTCTCGGCCACCAACGGCACGAGTGGCATGGAGTTGTGGAAGAGCGATGGCACCGCCGCCGGCACCGTCCTCGTCCAGGACCTCTTCCCCGGCTCGAGCGGCTCGGGTCCTGGAAATCTGACGAACGTCAACGGCACGCTCTACTTCTCGGCCACCAACGGCACGAGTGGCGTGGAGTTGTGGAAGAGCGATGGCACGGCCGAAGGCACCGTCCTCGTCCAGGACCTCTTCCCCGGCTCGAGCGGCTCGAATCCCCAAAACCTGACGAACGTCAACGGCACGCTCTACTTCTCGGCCACCAACGGCACGAGTGGTGTGGAGTTGTGGAAGAGCGATGGCACGGCCGAAGGCACCGTCCTCGTCAAGGACCTCTTCCCCGGCTCGAGCGGCTCGAATCCTCGAGACATGGCGAACGTCAACGGCACGCTCTACTTCTCGGCCGACGACGGCACGACCGGCCGGGAGTTGTGGCGGAGCGATGGTACGACCGGGGGCACCGTCCTCGTCCAGGACATCTCCCCGGGCTCGATCGGCTCGGGGCCCCAGTACCTCACCCAGGCCGGGGCCTCGGTGTTCTTCACCGCCCGTACGCCGGCCCATGACACAGAGCTGTGGGTGCTGAGCGGCGACCTGCTGCCGCCCACCGTGACGTGCCCCGCCGCGCAGGACGCGCTGGCCACGAGCCCGGCCGGCGCGAATGTCACCTACCCGCCCGCCACCGCCACGGATGATCAGACGGACTCGCCCCGGCTCGCCTACTCGCTGGCCTCCGGCGCCCTCTTCCCGTTGGGCGACACACGCGTCACCGTGACGGCCACGGACGACGCGGGCAACACGGCCCAGTGCGCCTTCACCGTCAGCGTCCTGCCGCCCCCGCCCACGGTCACCGCGCCTGTCGACGGGACGTCTTCGCTTCCACCTGTCCTCGTGTCCGGCACGGCCCTGGCGGGCGCCGAGGTGCACGTCCTGGAGGGCACCACCGTCCTGAAAATCCTCGCCACGAGCACGGACGGTACTTTCAGTGGCGGGATGGCGCCGGAGTCACGTGTCTACTCCCTGCGCTTCGTCCAGATCCTCAACGGCTTCACCTCCACGCCCACGGGCCCGCGCACCGTGTTCGTCCGCCCGCCGCCGCCGAGCCTCTCCCATCCCTCGGACGGACTCGTCACGACCCACCCCGACGTCCCCCTGCTCGTCCGCGGTCTGCCCGATGCCAGCCTCACCGTGCGCGAGGGCCCAACGGTCCTCGCGACGCTTGCGCTCGACGAGGCGGGAAACTTCGCCGGTTCGCTCGCCCTGGACCCTGGCGTGCACGTGCTGCGCTTCACCCAGACCACGTCCGGTGGCACCAGTGACGAGGTCGTGCGCACCGTCACCCGCCAGCCGCCGGCCCCTGTCCTGACCCGCCCCACCTCGGGCGCTTCGCTCGTGGGCTCCACCGTGCGCGTGGAGGGCACGGGCGCTCCGGGTGCCACGGCCCGGGTGCTCGAGGACGGCGCTGTCGTGGGCAGCTTCTCCGTGACGAGTGGCGGCACCTTCGCGGGTGACATCCCCCTGGCCTATGGCCCGCACCAGTTGACGGCGGTGCAGGTGGCTGGGGGCCAGACGAGCCCCGCCTCCGCGCCCGTCTCCTTCGAGGTGCGACCCGCTGCCCCCAGTGTGTCCTCGCCCGCCGATGGCACCACCTTCGACGGTCCCACGGTGGCCGTCTCGGGCTCGGGCGTGTTGGGCGCCCAGGTGGAGGTGCGGGAGGCGGGCACGGTGCTCGCCTCCTTCGCGGTGGACGCCTCCGGCGGCTTCACGGGCGAGGTGGAGTTGGCGCCCGGCACGCACAGCCTCTCCTTCGTGCAGAAGGCGGGTGGCACCACCAGTGACGTCACGGGCCCCCGGAATATCTCCGTGCGGCCCGCCGCCCCCGTGCTCTCCGCTCCCGCGGCCAACGCCCGCGTGCCAGGGCCCCAGGTGGTGCTGCAGGGCACCGCCCTGGCCGGAGCGCGTGTCCTCGCCGAGGAGGCCGGCGTGTCCCTGGGCGGCACCTCGGCGGAGGCCTCCGGGGCCTTCCAGCTGAGCGTCACGCTGGCCTACGGGCCGCACAGCCTCTCGCTCCAGCAGGAAGCCGGCGGTGTCACCGGTCCGGCGCGCACCGCCGCCTTCACCGTCATTCCCGCCCCACCCGTCCTCTCCCAGCCCCAGGAGGGCGCCACCGTGGGCAGCAGCGTCGAGGTGCGCGGCACCGCCCTGCCCTTGGCGCACGTCACCCTGCGCGATGGCACCCAGGTGCTCGCCCAGCTCGACGCGGACGCCGACGGCGCCTTCCTGCTCGACGTCACCCTCGCCTATGGCCCCCACACCCTCACCGCCGTGCAGCGTGTGCAGGGCGAGGACAGTGAGGCCTCCGCGCCCGCGCACCTCACCTCCGTCTTCAACCGCGCTCCCGTGGCCGACGCCCAGGAGTTGTCAGTCGAGGAAGACGGGCGCCTGGCCGTGACGCTCACCGCCAGCGACGCCGACGACGACGCCCTCACCTTCAGCGTCCAGACGCCTCCGGCCCACGGCACCCTGGAGGGCACCCCGCCTGCCCTCACCTACGTGCCCGCGCCCGACTTCCACGGCGCCGACCGCTTCACCTTCGCCGTCTCCGACGGCCAGGCGGAGGCCACCGCCACCGTTCGCCTCACCGTCACCCCCGTCAATGACGCCCCCGTGGCCTACGCCCTTTCGGCCACCACGGGCGAGGGCCAGCCCGTCTCCCTCACCCTGTCCGGCAGCGACATCGATGGCGACGCGCTCTCCTATGCGGTGGTGACGGGCCCGGCGCACGGAAGCCTTCAGGGCACCCCGCCCGCGCTGACGTACACCCCCGCCCCGGGCTTCGCGGGCATGGACGCCTTCACCTTCCGCGTGAACGACGGTCAGCTCGACTCCCCTCCGGCCTCTGTATCCATTCGCATCCTGGCCACCACCCTGTCCGTGTCCGTGAGCGACCTGTCTCCGCTGGAGGGCAGCCCCGTCGCCTTCTCGGCGGCTCTGGCCGATGCCCGCGCCACACCCTCCTTCGCCTGGGACTTCGGGGACGGCACCACGTCCCGCGAGCCCGCTCCGCGCCATGCCTTCCCCGACGACGGCCCGTACACCGTGCGCGTGAGCGCCACGGACGCCGACGGCACGCGCCAGGCGTCCGTCCTCCTCACCGTGCGCAACGCTCCGCCCGTGGTGACAGCCCTCACGCTGCCCGAGGGCGTCGTCGAAGCGCAGGAGGTGGAGTTGTCGGCCATGGCCGAGGACCCCGCTGGCAGCGCCGACACCCTGACGTACGCCTGGGACTTCGGCGATGGCTCGCCCGTGGTCCAGGGCACCACCGTGCGCCATGCCTTCCGGGACGACGGGACCTTCACCGTGGTGCTCACCGTGCGTGACGAGGACGGCGGTGAAACCCAGCAACAGGCCACGCTCTTCGTCGCCAACGTGCCTCCGACCGCCACCCCTCCCGAGCGCCAGTTCGTCCGCGTGGGAGAGAGCCTGAGCCTCCAGCTGGCCGCGAGCGATGTCGCGGGCGAGGCAGACCCGCTCACCTGGACGAAGCTCAGCGGGCCCGGCGCGGTGACGCCCGAAGGGCTCTTCACCTGGGTGCCCTCAACGCAGGAAGTGGGCGAGGCCTCCATTGAGCTCCAGGTGTCCGATGACGACGGGGGCAGCGCCGAGGTGACGCTGGTGGTGGAGGTGTCAGGCCCGAACGCCGAGCCGCCCGCGGGTTGTGGCTGTGGGGCCAGTGGTGAAGCCTCGGGGCTGTTCGCCGTCCTGCTCGGACTCGGTGCCCTCACCAGGCGCCGTGCGCCCCGTCCGGGCGCGACGCCTCGACACGGCTGA